One region of Cheilinus undulatus linkage group 4, ASM1832078v1, whole genome shotgun sequence genomic DNA includes:
- the spink4 gene encoding serine protease inhibitor Kazal-type 4 isoform X2 — protein MNGRVVFLGLLLICVAADARKSTEVPRRPACTGSGSMCPMNFEPVCGDNGETYPNECVMCVRLRETNSAVMIIKNSPCQPDSGI, from the exons ATGAACGGACGTGTTGTTTTTCTGGGACTCCTGCTCATCTGTGTGGCTGCAG atGCCAGGAAGAGTACTGAGGTTCCCAGAAGA CCTGCATGCACAGGATCAGGCTCCATGTGTCCCATGAACTTTGAACCTGTTTGTGGTGATAATGGGGAAACATACCCCAACGAGTGTGTAATGTGTGTCAGACTGAG AGAAACCAACTCGGCTGTTATGATCATCAAAAATTCTCCCTGCCAACCTGACAGTGGGATCTGA